The Pseudomonas wenzhouensis genome has a segment encoding these proteins:
- the atzF gene encoding allophanate hydrolase, with product MSNAPTALTLAGWQQAYRDGQSPAELLHALRLELRTDDSAWIALASEAQLNAQLDALASALEGAAGDLSKLPLYGVPFAIKDNIDAAGWPTTAACPEFAYTADADATVVARLRAAGAILIGKTNLDQFATGLVGTRSPHGAVPNSFNPAYVSGGSSSGSASVVARGLVPFSLGTDTAGSGRVPAGFNNIVGLKPTKGWLPNTGLVPACRTVDCISVFALTVSDALAVANIAGGYDAADAYSRKNPNSAKVGMPAQPRLAVPANPEFFGDSQNQAVYEAALGKLRELGAELVEIDFAPFQQLAEQLYYGPWVAERTVAVEGVNPEHINPVVRGIVENGHKYSACDAYKAEYIRAELSRVINDALAGFDAMVVPTSPTIRTLTEMEAEPVLFNSQFGTYTNFTNLADLAALAVPAGLRADGLPAGITLLAPAWHDQALAAFGQLWQQALNLPLGATGKPLPAQTASDKPAPGCIRVAVVGAHLTGMPLNFQLTSRDAVLVEQTTSTAHYRLYALPGTVPPKPGLARVAEDGAEIIVELWDVPQARFGEFVAEIPPPLGIGNLELADGRWVKGFICEPYALDGARDITSFGGWRAFIAETRK from the coding sequence ATGTCCAACGCACCGACCGCCCTCACCCTCGCCGGATGGCAACAGGCCTACCGCGACGGCCAGTCCCCTGCCGAACTGCTGCACGCTCTGCGCCTGGAACTGCGCACTGATGACAGCGCCTGGATCGCCCTGGCCAGCGAAGCGCAGCTAAACGCTCAACTCGACGCCCTGGCCAGCGCGCTGGAAGGTGCAGCCGGCGATCTGAGCAAGCTGCCGCTGTACGGCGTGCCCTTCGCCATCAAGGACAATATCGACGCTGCCGGCTGGCCCACCACCGCCGCCTGCCCCGAGTTCGCCTACACCGCCGACGCCGATGCCACAGTGGTAGCCCGACTGCGCGCGGCCGGCGCCATCCTTATCGGCAAGACCAACCTCGACCAGTTCGCCACCGGCCTGGTCGGCACCCGCTCACCTCACGGCGCGGTGCCCAACAGCTTCAACCCGGCTTACGTCAGCGGCGGTTCCAGCTCCGGCTCGGCCAGTGTGGTCGCGCGCGGTCTGGTGCCCTTCTCGCTGGGTACCGACACCGCCGGTTCGGGCCGCGTACCGGCGGGTTTCAACAATATCGTCGGGCTCAAGCCGACCAAGGGCTGGCTGCCCAATACCGGCCTGGTACCGGCCTGCCGCACGGTCGACTGCATCTCGGTGTTCGCCCTGACTGTCAGCGATGCCCTGGCCGTGGCCAATATCGCTGGTGGCTATGACGCTGCCGATGCCTACAGCCGCAAGAACCCGAACAGCGCCAAGGTCGGCATGCCGGCCCAGCCGCGTCTGGCCGTGCCGGCCAACCCCGAGTTCTTCGGCGACAGCCAGAACCAGGCCGTCTATGAGGCCGCACTGGGCAAACTGCGCGAACTGGGCGCCGAGCTGGTGGAGATCGATTTCGCTCCCTTCCAGCAACTGGCCGAGCAGCTCTACTACGGCCCCTGGGTCGCCGAACGCACCGTCGCGGTAGAAGGCGTGAACCCCGAGCACATCAACCCGGTGGTGCGCGGCATCGTCGAGAACGGCCACAAGTACAGCGCCTGCGACGCCTACAAGGCCGAATACATTCGCGCCGAACTGAGCCGCGTGATCAACGACGCCCTGGCCGGCTTCGACGCCATGGTGGTACCGACCTCACCAACCATCCGCACCCTGACCGAGATGGAAGCGGAACCTGTGCTGTTCAACAGCCAGTTCGGCACCTACACCAACTTCACCAACCTCGCCGACCTGGCCGCCCTGGCGGTGCCGGCTGGCCTGCGCGCCGACGGTCTACCGGCCGGCATCACCCTGCTCGCCCCGGCCTGGCATGACCAGGCATTGGCCGCCTTCGGTCAGCTCTGGCAGCAGGCACTCAATCTGCCACTGGGCGCCACTGGCAAGCCGCTGCCAGCGCAAACCGCCAGCGATAAACCAGCGCCGGGCTGCATCCGCGTCGCCGTAGTCGGCGCGCACCTGACCGGCATGCCGCTGAACTTCCAGCTCACCAGCCGCGATGCCGTGCTGGTGGAGCAGACCACCAGCACCGCGCATTACCGCCTCTACGCACTGCCCGGCACCGTGCCACCCAAGCCGGGCCTGGCGCGGGTGGCTGAGGACGGCGCCGAGATCATCGTCGAGCTGTGGGACGTGCCGCAGGCGCGCTTCGGCGAGTTCGTCGCCGAGATCCCGCCACCGCTGGGCATCGGCAACCTGGAGCTGGCCGATGGCCGCTGGGTCAAGGGCTTTATCTGCGAGCCCTATGCGCTGGATGGCGCCCGTGACATCACCAGTTTTGGTGGTTGGCGGGCGTTTATCGCCGAAACCAGGAAGTGA
- a CDS encoding MarC family protein, with translation MASELFSLYLKMLVLYSPFFVLSCFIGLSRGYTLKERKRLAWKVALATLIASVLLYLFGKHIFTLFGITIDAFRIGAGSVLFISALGMAQGKSAVQSDNVQQDVTIVPLTIPITVGPGTIGALLLMGASQPHWDDKLVAVAAIFLASLTVGVVLYLSNQFERLLGDQGLQIVSRLMGLFVCALAAQIIFTGVKNYLVP, from the coding sequence ATGGCGTCCGAGTTGTTCAGCCTGTACCTGAAGATGCTGGTGCTCTACAGCCCCTTCTTCGTCCTCTCCTGCTTTATCGGCCTCAGTCGCGGCTACACCCTCAAGGAACGCAAGCGCCTGGCCTGGAAGGTGGCGCTGGCCACGCTGATCGCCAGCGTGCTGCTGTACCTGTTCGGCAAGCACATCTTCACCCTGTTCGGCATCACCATCGACGCTTTCCGTATCGGCGCAGGCAGCGTGCTGTTCATCTCCGCCCTGGGCATGGCCCAGGGCAAGTCGGCGGTGCAGAGCGACAACGTGCAGCAGGACGTAACCATCGTGCCGCTGACCATCCCCATCACCGTCGGCCCCGGCACCATCGGCGCCCTGTTGCTGATGGGCGCGAGCCAGCCGCACTGGGACGACAAGCTGGTGGCCGTGGCGGCGATCTTCCTCGCCAGCCTCACCGTAGGCGTGGTGTTGTACCTGTCCAACCAGTTCGAACGCCTGCTCGGCGACCAGGGGTTGCAGATCGTCAGCCGCCTGATGGGCCTGTTCGTCTGCGCCCTGGCCGCGCAGATCATCTTCACTGGGGTGAAGAATTACTTGGTGCCGTAA
- a CDS encoding hybrid sensor histidine kinase/response regulator, with amino-acid sequence MRRLRIAIGLLASLLLLGLALTATANAASQSAHAWSYLVDASARLDLEEVRAQRQQFKPLSKQSFTFPPSDHAVWLRAELPPQEQPVWLWIFSPRVQYLDYYLLRDGQLEQNLHTGEAMPLDSRPLPSRFYLMPLPNDGQARVAYVRLTSNHPLMTWFKVMDQAELVSLEKPAYLYGMLFGALLLLTLYNLIRFIYSRSASGLWLAGVNIGLAVCSSANLGIFAQWLPSLGYNQSLIADLSALFAAFSALAFGLSFMHGTPVQHSPLNRLLQGNALLILVYALCIAATGLLWYSSLVYLLVALSAINLLLVSALHWRSGYQPARLITIGMVVFNLGFGFFVPVLLGFDQLNPGWLVLGVFSVATLAGLILSVSLTERQRQIQSDTLQESTALAASSAELRAKAEFLAKISHEIRTPMNGVLGMTELLLGTPLSAKQRDYVQTIHSSGNELLTLINEILDISKLESGQIELDDVQFDLGALIEDCLDIFRAKAEQQRVELISFIQPQVPRVISGDPTRLRQALLSLLDNAFKQTDEGEILLVAALDSSDGQQRLRIAVQDSGTPLQAEERDALLNVELQSRDFLSATRLGGRLGLIIARQLVRLMGGEFGIQGSGNQGTTLWLTLPLDAARLQQPEPDLDSPLQGARLLVVDDNDTCRKVLMQQCNAWGMQVSTVASGKEALALLRTKAHMREYFDAVLLDQDMPGMTGMQLAAKIKEDPSLNHDILLIMLTGISNAPSKVIARNAGIKRILAKPVAGYTLKTTLADELAQRPNDAPAQAAPTPVSMPLNVPSDFRILVAEDNSISTKVIRGMLGKLNLKPDTASNGEEALSAIKAQPYDLVLMDCEMPVLDGFSATEQLRAWEKSEKRPRTPVVALTAHILSEHKERARAVGMDGHMSKPVELSQLRELIEHWIAERELRRQRDALPH; translated from the coding sequence GTGCGCCGGCTCAGGATTGCCATCGGACTACTCGCCAGTTTGCTGTTGCTTGGCCTTGCCCTGACAGCCACTGCGAACGCCGCCTCGCAAAGCGCACATGCCTGGTCCTATCTGGTCGACGCCAGCGCCCGCCTGGACCTTGAAGAGGTTCGCGCTCAGCGCCAGCAGTTCAAGCCCCTCAGCAAACAATCCTTCACCTTCCCGCCCAGTGATCACGCCGTCTGGCTGCGTGCTGAACTGCCGCCGCAAGAGCAGCCCGTCTGGCTGTGGATCTTCTCGCCACGGGTGCAGTACCTCGATTACTACCTGCTACGAGATGGCCAGCTGGAGCAGAACCTGCACACCGGCGAGGCCATGCCACTGGACTCGCGGCCGCTGCCGTCGCGCTTCTACCTGATGCCCCTGCCGAATGACGGCCAGGCCCGCGTCGCCTATGTCCGTCTGACCTCCAACCACCCGCTGATGACCTGGTTCAAGGTGATGGATCAGGCCGAACTGGTCAGCCTGGAAAAACCCGCCTACCTCTACGGCATGCTGTTCGGCGCCCTGTTGCTGCTGACCCTGTACAACCTCATCCGCTTCATCTACAGCCGCAGCGCCAGTGGTCTGTGGCTGGCCGGGGTGAACATCGGCCTGGCCGTATGCTCGTCGGCCAACCTCGGCATCTTCGCCCAGTGGCTGCCCAGCCTGGGCTACAACCAGTCCCTGATCGCCGACCTCTCTGCCCTGTTCGCTGCCTTCAGCGCCCTGGCCTTTGGCCTGAGCTTCATGCACGGCACGCCAGTACAGCACAGCCCGCTCAATCGCCTGTTGCAGGGCAATGCCCTGCTGATTCTGGTATACGCCCTGTGCATCGCCGCCACCGGTCTGCTCTGGTACAGCTCGCTGGTCTACCTGCTGGTGGCCCTGAGCGCGATCAACCTGCTGCTGGTGAGCGCGCTGCACTGGCGCTCGGGCTATCAGCCGGCGCGCCTGATCACCATCGGCATGGTGGTGTTCAATCTCGGCTTCGGTTTCTTCGTCCCTGTTTTGCTCGGTTTCGATCAGCTCAATCCAGGCTGGCTGGTGCTCGGCGTGTTCAGCGTCGCCACCCTGGCAGGGCTGATCCTCAGCGTGTCATTGACCGAACGGCAACGGCAGATCCAGAGCGACACCCTGCAAGAGAGCACCGCCCTCGCGGCCAGCAGCGCCGAGCTGCGGGCCAAGGCCGAGTTCCTGGCCAAGATCAGCCACGAAATCCGCACCCCGATGAACGGTGTGCTGGGCATGACCGAACTGCTGCTAGGCACGCCGCTGTCGGCCAAACAGCGTGACTACGTGCAGACCATCCACAGCTCGGGCAACGAGCTGCTCACCCTGATCAACGAAATTCTCGACATTTCCAAGCTGGAATCCGGCCAGATCGAGCTGGATGACGTGCAATTCGACCTCGGTGCGCTAATCGAGGACTGCCTCGACATCTTCCGCGCCAAGGCCGAGCAGCAGCGCGTGGAGCTGATCAGCTTCATCCAGCCGCAGGTGCCACGGGTGATCAGCGGTGACCCCACGCGCCTGCGCCAGGCCTTGCTGAGCCTGCTGGACAACGCCTTCAAGCAGACCGACGAGGGCGAGATCCTGCTGGTCGCCGCACTGGACAGCAGCGATGGTCAGCAGCGCCTGCGCATTGCCGTGCAGGACAGCGGCACACCGTTGCAGGCCGAGGAGCGCGACGCGCTGCTCAACGTCGAACTGCAGAGTCGCGACTTCCTCTCCGCCACCCGGCTGGGTGGGCGTCTGGGCCTGATCATCGCCCGCCAGCTGGTGCGCCTGATGGGCGGCGAGTTTGGCATCCAGGGCAGCGGCAATCAGGGCACGACCCTGTGGCTGACCCTGCCGCTGGACGCCGCCCGCCTGCAGCAGCCGGAACCCGATCTGGACAGCCCGCTGCAGGGCGCCCGCCTGCTGGTGGTGGACGACAACGACACCTGCCGCAAGGTACTGATGCAGCAATGCAACGCCTGGGGCATGCAAGTCAGCACCGTAGCGTCCGGCAAGGAAGCGCTGGCCCTGCTGCGCACCAAGGCGCACATGCGTGAATACTTCGACGCGGTGCTGCTCGACCAGGACATGCCCGGCATGACCGGCATGCAACTGGCGGCGAAGATCAAGGAAGACCCCAGCCTCAACCACGACATCCTGCTCATCATGCTCACCGGCATCAGCAACGCGCCGAGCAAGGTGATCGCCCGTAACGCCGGGATCAAGCGTATCCTGGCCAAGCCGGTGGCCGGCTACACGCTCAAGACCACCCTGGCCGACGAACTGGCGCAGCGCCCCAACGACGCGCCGGCACAGGCCGCACCGACGCCGGTGAGCATGCCCCTGAACGTGCCGAGCGACTTCCGCATCCTGGTCGCCGAAGACAACAGCATCTCGACCAAGGTGATTCGCGGCATGCTCGGCAAGCTCAACCTCAAGCCGGACACCGCCAGCAATGGCGAGGAAGCCCTCAGCGCGATCAAGGCGCAGCCCTATGACCTGGTGCTGATGGATTGCGAAATGCCGGTGCTCGACGGTTTCTCCGCCACCGAACAACTGCGCGCCTGGGAAAAGAGCGAGAAGCGCCCGCGCACCCCCGTGGTGGCGCTGACCGCGCATATCCTCAGTGAACACAAGGAACGCGCGCGTGCCGTCGGCATGGACGGCCATATGTCCAAACCGGTGGAGCTGTCGCAGCTGCGCGAGCTGATCGAGCACTGGATCGCCGAACGCGAACTGCGTCGCCAGCGCGATGCGCTGCCACACTGA
- the purD gene encoding phosphoribosylamine--glycine ligase translates to MNVLIIGSGGREHALAWKVAQDKRVEKVFVAPGNAGTAVEAKCENVAIDVLAIEELADFAEKNVQLTIVGPEAPLVKGVVDLFRSRKLDIFGPTAAAAQLEGSKAFTKDFLARHKIPTADYQNFTEIEPALAYLREKGAPIVIKADGLAAGKGVIVAMTLQEAEDGVRDMLAGNAFGEAGSRVVIEEFLDGEEASFIVMVDGENVLPMATSQDHKRVGDADSGPNTGGMGAYSPAPVVTAEVHKRVMDEVIYPTVRGMASEGNVYTGFLYAGLMIDKAGKPKVIEFNCRFGDPETQPIMCRLESSLVLLVEAALAKALDKVEATWDPRPTVGVVLAAGGYPGDYAKGDVIEGLDEAAKLDGKVFHAGTALKDGQIVTAGGRVLCATAIGRTVAEAQQQAYRLAEKIRWNGMFHRHDIGYRAIARERGEG, encoded by the coding sequence ATGAACGTACTGATCATCGGCAGCGGCGGTCGTGAACACGCCCTGGCCTGGAAAGTGGCGCAGGACAAACGCGTCGAGAAGGTCTTCGTCGCCCCGGGCAACGCCGGCACTGCGGTGGAAGCCAAGTGTGAGAACGTCGCCATCGACGTGCTGGCCATCGAAGAGCTGGCCGATTTCGCCGAGAAGAACGTGCAACTGACCATCGTCGGCCCGGAAGCGCCGCTGGTCAAAGGCGTGGTCGATCTGTTCCGCAGCCGCAAACTGGACATCTTCGGCCCCACCGCTGCCGCCGCCCAGCTGGAAGGCTCCAAGGCCTTCACCAAGGATTTCCTGGCGCGTCACAAGATCCCGACTGCCGACTACCAGAACTTCACCGAGATCGAGCCGGCGCTGGCCTATCTGCGCGAGAAAGGTGCGCCCATCGTGATCAAGGCCGACGGCCTGGCCGCCGGCAAGGGCGTGATCGTCGCCATGACTCTGCAAGAGGCCGAAGACGGGGTGCGCGACATGCTCGCTGGCAACGCCTTCGGTGAAGCCGGTTCGCGCGTGGTGATCGAGGAATTCCTCGACGGCGAAGAAGCCAGCTTCATCGTCATGGTCGACGGCGAGAACGTGCTGCCGATGGCCACCAGCCAGGACCACAAGCGCGTCGGCGACGCCGACAGCGGTCCGAATACCGGCGGCATGGGCGCGTACTCGCCTGCGCCGGTAGTCACCGCCGAAGTACACAAGCGCGTGATGGACGAGGTGATCTACCCCACCGTGCGCGGCATGGCCAGCGAAGGCAACGTCTACACCGGCTTCCTCTATGCCGGCCTGATGATCGACAAGGCCGGCAAGCCCAAGGTCATCGAGTTCAACTGCCGCTTTGGCGACCCGGAAACCCAGCCGATCATGTGCCGCCTGGAAAGCTCCCTGGTGCTGCTGGTCGAGGCCGCCCTGGCCAAGGCGCTGGACAAGGTCGAAGCGACCTGGGACCCGCGTCCGACCGTGGGCGTGGTGCTGGCCGCTGGCGGCTACCCCGGCGATTACGCCAAGGGCGACGTGATCGAAGGCCTGGATGAAGCCGCCAAGCTCGACGGCAAGGTGTTCCACGCTGGCACCGCGCTGAAGGACGGCCAGATCGTCACCGCTGGCGGTCGCGTACTCTGCGCCACCGCCATCGGCCGCACGGTCGCCGAAGCCCAGCAGCAAGCCTATCGCCTGGCCGAGAAAATTCGCTGGAACGGCATGTTCCACCGTCACGACATCGGCTACCGCGCCATCGCCCGCGAGCGCGGCGAAGGCTAA
- the purH gene encoding bifunctional phosphoribosylaminoimidazolecarboxamide formyltransferase/IMP cyclohydrolase, with amino-acid sequence MTDQTTLLPVRRALISVSDKTGVLEFARELSALGVEILSTGGTYKLLKDNGVAAVEVADYTGFPEMMDGRVKTLHPKIHGGILGRRALDGAVMDEHGIKPIDLVAVNLYPFEATVAKPDCDLADAIENIDIGGPTMVRSAAKNHKDVAIVVNTGDYAGIVASLKAGGLSYAQRFDLALKAFEHTAAYDGMIANYLGTIDQARDALSTEGRGAFPRTFNSQFVKAQEMRYGENPHQSAAFYVEAKKGEASVSTAVQLQGKELSFNNVADTDAALECVKSFVKPACVIVKHANPCGVAVVPEDEGGIRKAYDLAYATDTESAFGGIIAFNRELDGETAKAIVERQFVEVIIAPKISAAAREVVAAKANVRLLECGEWPAERAAGWDFKRVNGGLLVQSRDIGMIKAEDLKIVTQRAPSEQEIHDLIFAWKVAKFVKSNAIVYAKNRQTVGVGAGQMSRVNSARIAAIKAEHAGLPVPGAVMASDAFFPFRDGIDNAAKAGITAVIQPGGSMRDNEVIAAADEAGIAMVFTGMRHFRH; translated from the coding sequence ATGACCGACCAGACCACCCTTCTGCCCGTCCGCCGCGCGCTGATCAGCGTTTCCGACAAGACCGGCGTCCTCGAATTCGCTCGCGAACTGAGCGCCCTCGGTGTCGAGATCCTCTCCACCGGCGGCACCTACAAGCTGCTCAAGGACAACGGCGTGGCCGCAGTGGAAGTCGCCGACTACACCGGCTTCCCGGAGATGATGGATGGCCGCGTGAAGACCCTGCACCCGAAGATCCACGGAGGCATCCTCGGCCGTCGCGCCCTGGACGGCGCGGTGATGGACGAGCACGGCATCAAGCCGATCGATCTGGTGGCGGTCAACCTCTATCCCTTCGAAGCCACCGTGGCCAAGCCTGATTGCGACCTGGCCGACGCCATCGAGAATATCGACATCGGCGGCCCGACCATGGTGCGTTCGGCAGCGAAGAACCACAAAGACGTGGCCATCGTGGTCAACACCGGCGACTACGCCGGCATCGTCGCCTCGCTGAAAGCCGGCGGCCTGAGCTACGCCCAGCGCTTCGACCTGGCGCTCAAGGCCTTCGAACACACCGCAGCTTACGACGGCATGATCGCCAACTACCTGGGCACCATCGACCAGGCACGTGACGCCCTGTCCACCGAAGGTCGCGGCGCCTTCCCGCGCACCTTCAACAGCCAGTTCGTCAAGGCACAGGAAATGCGCTACGGCGAGAACCCGCACCAGAGCGCGGCCTTCTACGTCGAGGCGAAGAAGGGCGAAGCCAGCGTCTCCACCGCCGTGCAACTGCAAGGCAAGGAGCTGTCGTTCAACAACGTGGCCGACACCGACGCCGCACTGGAGTGCGTGAAGAGCTTCGTCAAGCCGGCCTGCGTCATCGTCAAGCACGCCAACCCCTGCGGCGTCGCCGTGGTACCGGAAGACGAAGGCGGCATCCGCAAGGCCTACGACCTGGCCTACGCCACCGACACCGAATCGGCCTTCGGCGGCATCATCGCCTTCAACCGTGAGCTGGACGGTGAAACCGCCAAGGCCATCGTCGAGCGTCAGTTCGTCGAAGTGATCATCGCCCCGAAAATCTCCGCCGCCGCTCGTGAAGTGGTGGCTGCCAAGGCCAACGTGCGCCTGCTCGAATGCGGCGAGTGGCCGGCCGAGCGCGCTGCGGGTTGGGACTTCAAGCGCGTCAATGGTGGTCTGCTGGTGCAGAGCCGCGATATCGGCATGATCAAGGCAGAAGACCTGAAGATCGTCACCCAGCGCGCGCCGAGCGAGCAGGAAATCCACGACCTGATCTTCGCCTGGAAAGTGGCCAAGTTCGTCAAATCCAACGCCATCGTCTACGCCAAGAACCGCCAGACCGTCGGTGTCGGCGCCGGCCAGATGAGCCGCGTCAACTCCGCACGTATCGCCGCGATCAAGGCCGAGCACGCCGGCCTGCCGGTACCGGGCGCGGTCATGGCCTCGGATGCCTTCTTCCCGTTCCGCGATGGCATCGACAACGCGGCCAAGGCTGGCATCACCGCAGTGATCCAGCCCGGTGGCTCGATGCGCGACAACGAGGTGATCGCGGCGGCCGACGAGGCTGGCATTGCCATGGTGTTTACCGGCATGCGCCACTTTAGGCACTAA
- the fis gene encoding DNA-binding transcriptional regulator Fis, producing MTLMTETLVSGIAPVSDNTSLKQHLNTPSEEGQTLRGAVEKALHNYFAHLEGADVTDVYNLVLTEVEAPLLETVMNHVKGNQTKASELLGLNRGTLRKKLKQYDLL from the coding sequence ATGACGTTGATGACAGAGACCCTAGTGAGTGGAATTGCACCCGTGAGTGACAACACCAGCCTTAAACAGCACCTGAACACGCCAAGCGAAGAGGGTCAGACCCTGCGCGGCGCCGTGGAGAAGGCGCTGCACAACTACTTCGCCCACCTCGAGGGCGCGGACGTCACCGACGTGTACAACCTGGTGCTCACCGAAGTCGAAGCACCGCTGCTGGAAACCGTCATGAATCACGTGAAAGGTAACCAGACCAAGGCGTCCGAGCTGCTCGGCCTGAACCGCGGCACGCTGCGCAAGAAGCTCAAGCAGTACGACCTGCTGTAA
- the dusB gene encoding tRNA dihydrouridine synthase DusB, translating into MSAPRIGPYTLPNRLILAPMAGVTDRPFRQLCRRLGAGLVVSEMVTSDVRLWNSRKSSLRLLHAGDPEPRSVQIAGGDPQMMAEAARKNVELGAQIIDINMGCPAKKVCNKAAGSALLRDEPLVREILDAVVGAVDVPVTLKIRTGWDRANKNGVTVAKIAEDAGISALSVHGRTRADLYTGEAEYDTIAAIKQAISIPVFANGDIDSPEKAKAVLDATGADALLIGRAAQGRPWIFREIEHYLRTGEILPAPSLLEVERILLEHLAALHAFYGELMGVRIARKHVGWYLATLPGAREFRAQFNRLDSTDAQCAHVRAFFRERHNDENEVAA; encoded by the coding sequence ATGTCGGCCCCACGTATTGGCCCTTACACATTGCCCAATCGGTTGATCCTGGCCCCCATGGCCGGCGTTACCGATCGCCCGTTCCGCCAGCTGTGCCGCCGCCTCGGCGCCGGCCTGGTGGTGTCGGAGATGGTCACCAGCGATGTGCGCCTGTGGAACAGCCGCAAGTCCAGCCTACGCCTGCTGCATGCCGGTGATCCCGAGCCCCGCTCGGTGCAGATCGCCGGCGGCGACCCACAGATGATGGCAGAAGCCGCGCGCAAGAACGTCGAGCTGGGCGCGCAGATCATCGACATCAACATGGGCTGCCCGGCCAAGAAGGTCTGCAACAAGGCTGCCGGTTCCGCCCTGCTGCGTGACGAACCGCTGGTACGCGAGATCCTCGATGCGGTGGTTGGCGCAGTGGACGTGCCGGTAACCCTGAAGATCCGCACCGGCTGGGATCGTGCCAATAAAAATGGCGTTACCGTAGCAAAAATCGCCGAAGACGCCGGTATTTCCGCACTATCCGTACACGGCCGCACCCGCGCCGATCTGTACACCGGCGAGGCCGAATACGACACCATCGCCGCCATCAAGCAGGCGATATCGATTCCGGTGTTCGCCAACGGCGACATCGACTCCCCAGAAAAAGCCAAGGCCGTACTCGACGCCACCGGCGCCGACGCCTTGCTGATCGGCCGCGCCGCCCAGGGACGGCCGTGGATCTTCCGTGAAATCGAGCACTACCTGCGTACCGGCGAAATCCTCCCGGCACCGAGCCTGCTCGAAGTGGAACGCATTCTGCTGGAACACCTGGCCGCACTGCACGCCTTCTACGGCGAATTGATGGGCGTACGCATCGCCCGCAAGCATGTCGGCTGGTATCTGGCAACCCTGCCGGGCGCCAGGGAGTTTCGCGCCCAGTTCAACCGTCTGGACAGCACGGACGCACAGTGCGCCCACGTTCGCGCGTTCTTCCGCGAACGGCACAACGATGAAAACGAGGTGGCCGCATGA
- a CDS encoding DUF3426 domain-containing protein: MSESHVTQCPHCRTSFRVSQAQLAAAHGVVRCGACLHVFNAAEQLFGPATTSATVKAPSAVAQQFHAGTGSKPAAKKAVDDTLWIHDDLDLDSLDLDEELARLEEQEQQLSQQFLALERAPRTTERFEDIGVDAPKDIHDESWTEALLRDEPVKPERARFELQESDAQPQAAAAERRMAEPAPPTTTHRQPVVEPPEEADEPRLGSLDDEPLEQAQTDEAPHSEREESKLTRNEPGLREERLFDLDDEPLQLDWQQPQGTAWGRVFGWGLLNLLAAAGLLAQYATYNFDELARQDRYRPWFEQLCPSIGCSLPSKVDIGQIRSSNLVVRSHPEFSGALIVDAILYNRASFAQPFPLLEMRFADLGGQLIASRRFKPSEYLAGELAGQREMPPQTPIHISLDILDPGIRAVNYSLSFHSPE; encoded by the coding sequence ATGAGCGAAAGCCACGTTACCCAGTGCCCCCATTGCCGTACCAGCTTCCGCGTCAGCCAGGCGCAGCTGGCTGCTGCCCATGGCGTCGTGCGCTGTGGGGCCTGCCTGCACGTGTTCAACGCCGCCGAACAGCTGTTCGGCCCTGCCACGACGAGCGCAACAGTCAAAGCACCCAGCGCGGTGGCGCAACAGTTCCACGCCGGCACCGGCAGCAAGCCAGCAGCCAAGAAAGCGGTCGACGATACGCTGTGGATTCATGACGACCTGGACCTCGACAGCCTCGATCTCGACGAGGAACTGGCCAGACTGGAAGAGCAGGAACAGCAGCTGTCGCAGCAGTTTCTTGCCCTGGAACGGGCGCCGCGCACAACCGAACGCTTCGAGGACATTGGCGTAGACGCCCCCAAGGACATCCACGATGAATCCTGGACTGAAGCCCTGCTGCGTGACGAGCCGGTAAAACCTGAGCGCGCACGCTTCGAGCTGCAGGAAAGTGACGCACAACCGCAAGCGGCTGCAGCGGAACGTAGAATGGCCGAGCCTGCGCCGCCCACCACAACGCACAGACAGCCCGTTGTCGAGCCCCCAGAGGAAGCCGACGAACCGCGCCTGGGTAGCCTCGATGACGAACCGCTGGAACAAGCGCAGACGGACGAAGCCCCGCACAGCGAACGCGAAGAGTCCAAGCTCACGCGCAACGAGCCGGGCCTGCGCGAAGAGCGCCTGTTCGACCTGGACGACGAACCCCTGCAACTCGACTGGCAGCAGCCACAAGGCACCGCCTGGGGGCGCGTGTTCGGCTGGGGCCTGCTCAACCTGCTGGCGGCAGCCGGCCTGCTGGCGCAATACGCCACCTACAACTTCGATGAACTGGCGCGACAGGATCGTTACCGACCCTGGTTCGAACAGCTGTGCCCCAGCATCGGCTGCAGCCTGCCGTCGAAAGTCGACATCGGCCAGATTCGCAGCAGTAACCTGGTGGTGCGCAGCCACCCGGAGTTCTCCGGCGCGCTGATCGTCGACGCCATTCTCTACAACCGCGCGTCTTTCGCCCAACCCTTCCCGCTGCTGGAAATGCGCTTCGCCGACCTGGGCGGACAGCTGATCGCCAGCCGCCGCTTCAAGCCCAGCGAGTACCTCGCTGGCGAGCTGGCCGGACAGCGCGAAATGCCGCCGCAGACGCCCATCCACATCTCCCTGGATATCCTCGACCCCGGCATCCGGGCGGTCAATTACAGCCTCAGCTTCCACTCTCCCGAGTAG